One Sus scrofa isolate TJ Tabasco breed Duroc chromosome 10, Sscrofa11.1, whole genome shotgun sequence genomic window carries:
- the LOC100624894 gene encoding receptor-type tyrosine-protein phosphatase V-like isoform X2 yields MRPPVLVAVLLWLPGLWAEDNECHSQAEGPGGQSGGPPLSVSVGSRGRAASLAVSWAAGGPGRPSHLLRLSRLGPLGTPEGQQLQAHTNASSFEFQDLVPGSHYRLEVTVLHPCGQNATTILTAHTAPATVQDLQLQSFGSPTSLQAWWGAAPGRQDSYQLLLYELEPQMVAHNISMSPGTLRYNFSDLSPGSEYALEVTTWAATLQAKTSTHQWTAPVAPGQLGLHALGTSTLQAFWNGSGGAAWLHLVLTDLLGGPNLTAEVRRGVSNHTFRHLSPGTAYRLTLSAVAGPHWAAGPNTIEWTHPSAPLDLVLTPQPPGLSAHWRAGPGAQDGYLLRLSGLVETISLGPGALNATFPGPLPAGHYTLQLRVLAGPYDAWAQASAWLDAAAENRRGNGTELPLDVLEATREPGDQALLYPEGSPGLPGNTSVPPAATQVPLGGHGALYQVDAVSSLQNTTQNLANHTGPLAPQSLEVIGRGSPYDLSIGWAPAPGQREGYRVSWHQEGSQSPLDGLVDLGPDNSSLTLRGLVPGSCYTVSLWTWAGNLSSSIQMARACTLPVPPANLSLGLGAQPPALRASWSPPAGDWDGFLLRLYRLRPPALEGEETLAPEAQNFSWDQLAPGTEFLAWLATLRGPDESSGVNATGWTPPLAPPLVNVTSEGPTHLRASWVHAPGGRDGYQVTLYQAGVRVGSSPVGAQVDGASFSALTPGTKYEVEVVAQAGPLCAAAANASGWTSPHVPVELLVSMQAHSAVVSLAWASPLGHGVCHALLLEAGPLSKEHPLVLGQSHLVLRNLTPGRNLSLSVLCQAGPLQATTHPVVLPVEPDPVEDVQCQPEATRLVLAWTVPAGDVGTCLVVAEQLAAGGDAHLVFQAKTLRGSVLLSSLAPATSYRLSLSVLGRNGLWSRAVTLVCATSAQAWHPLELATAPQLEPKTGMGVIITPGMFGKDDGQIQWYGVIATTNMSLVLPPREAVNHTWYDHYYGGHDSYLAILLPNPFYPGPWAVPTSWMVPMGTEVCGHTQDICNGQLKPGSQYRFSVVAFTRYSAPETLIFFSAFSEPRASVSWAAVPVPAVVSVVAGCILSMGATLGLLYWRRVKGQRADETLYSQELTVSKLRRTHRPIPVHSFRQNYEAKRAHTHQAFFQEFEELKEVGKEQPRLEAEHPANTAKNRYPHVLPYDHSRVRLTLLDGEPHSDYINASFIPGYTHPQEFIATQGPLKKTLEDFWRLVWEQQVRVIVMLTVGMENGRVLCEHYWPANPTPVTHGHITVHLLAEEPEEEWTKREFQLQHAAQPPPRRVKQLQFTTWPDHSVPEAPSSLLAFMELVREQAREAQGTGPILVHCSAGVGRSGTFVALSRLLQQLEEEQTVDVFHTVYTLRLHRPLMIQTPSQYVFLHSCLLSRILEGPPSSSEATEARRGSWGASSAPRAAQAPPRPQPIPVRDLAQACAERAANADAGFLGEYKLLLQALKDQAGSMTPPPGCEQDGATSDGHCHEGSAPVEEGIHGEMPEAWLFPGGPSGRDHVVLTGPAGPAELWGLVWEHGARVLVSLCPPGLQEKEFWPTGTQPIVTDGVTVHWVAENSVAGWPCTLFSVTHRGSGTERPVQRLQFPHWEPGQELPATTLLPFLAAVGKCCSQDTEKPGTLLSHSRCCWTRAGGGGRRNPSLPPVRAAPPKPGLGLLRRTQSPFWLCSDVFQDSVPSLPGHRLAMAVPSVPPWSPGPGWVSPPPWVLSPPPRPQVSLQLKVNCSKGAAPLGTFLAVDRLLQQAGAEGTVDIFTVALQQSQACGLLTPTLEQYTHLYSCLNSALEGGLP; encoded by the exons GATAACGAGTGCCACTCCCAGGCAGAGGGTCCAGGCGGGCAGAGTGGAG GACCACCTCTGAGCGTGAGCGTGGGCAGCAGGGGGAGGGCTGCCAGCCTGGCCGTGAGCTGGGCAGCCGGGGGGCCAGGCAGGCCCAGCCACCTCCTCCGCCTCAGCCGGCTTGGCCCCCTTGGCACCCCTGAAGGGCAGCAGCTCCAGGCCCACACCAACGCATCCAGCTTCGAGTTCCAGGACCTGGTGCCAGGAAGCCACTACCGGCTGGAAGTGACGGTCCTGCACCCATGTGGGCAGAATGCCACCACCATCCTCACTGCTCACACGG CCCCCGCGACTGTccaggacctgcagctgcagagtTTTGGGAGCCCCACCAGCCTGCAGGCCTGGTGGGGCGCTGCCCCTGGCAGGCAGGACAGCTACCAGCTTCTCCTCTACGAACTGGAGCCCCAGATGGTGGCCCACAACATCTCCATGTCCCCAGGCACCCTGCGCTACAACTTTAGCGACCTCTCACCAGGCAGCGAGTATGCTCTGGAGGTTACCACTTGGGCTGCCACCCTCCAGGCGAAGACCAGCACCCACCAGTGGACAG ctcccgTGGCTCCGGGTCAGCTGGGGTTGCATGCCTTGGGCACCAGCACCCTGCAGGCCTTCTGGAACGGCTCTGGGGGGGCCGCCTGGCTGCACCTTGTGCTCACAGACCTCCTGGGTGGCCCCAACCTGACGGCAGAAGTCAGACGGGGTGTCTCTAATCATACCTTCCGTCATCTGTCTCCGGGAACCGCCTACAGACTGACCCTCAGTGCCGTGGCCGGGCCCCACTGGGCAGCCGGGCCCAATACCATTGAATGGACCC ATCCCTCGGCCCCCCTGGACCTGGTGctcactccccagcccccagggctcaGTGCCCACTGGAGGGCAGGGCCCGGGGCCCAGGACGGCTACCTGCTCAGGCTGAGTGGGCTGGTGGAGACCATCTCtctgggccctggggccctgaATGCCACGTTCCCAGGGCCCCTGCCTGCCGGACACTACACTCTGCAGCTGAGGGTCCTGGCTGGGCCCTATGATGCCTGGGCCCAGGCCAGTGCCTGGCTGG ATGCTGCAGCCGAGAACAGACGAGGCAATGGCACTGAGCTCCCCCTGGATGTGCTGGAGGCCACCAGGGAGCCTGGGGACCAGGCACTACTCTACCCTGAGGGATCCCCAGGCCTCCCCGGGAACACTTCCGTGCCACCTGCTGCCACTCAGGTCCCACTTGGTGGGCACGGGGCCCTCTACCAGGTGGATGCTGTCTCTTCTCTGCAAAATACCACCCAGAACCTTGCAAACCACACAG GGCCCCTGGCACCACAGTCTCTGGAGGTCATTGGCAGGGGCAGTCCCTATGACCTGTCCATTGGCTGGGCCCCGGCACCAGGGCAGCGAGAAGGCTACAGGGTCAGCTGGCACCAGGAGGGCAGCCAGAGCCCACTGGACGGTCTTGTTGACTTGGGCCCAGATAACTCCAGCCTGACACTCAGGGGTCTGGTGCCCGGCTCCTGCTATACCGTGTCATTGTGGACCTGGGCCGGGAACCTCAGCTCCAGCATCCAGATGGCCAGAGCCTGCACTC TCCCTGTGCCTCCTGCCAACCTGAGCCTGGGCCTTGgggcccagcctcctgccctgcGGGCTTCCTGGAGTCCCCCAGCGGGGGACTGGGATGGCTTCCTTCTGAGGCTTTACCGCCTGAGGCCCCCGGCTCTGGAAGGAGAGGAGACTCTGGCCCCTGAGGCTCAGAACTTCTCCTGGGACCAGCTGGCTCCAGGCacggagttcctggcatggctggCCACCCTGCGGGGGCCAGATGAGAGCAGCGGTGTCAACGCCACAGGCTGGACGC cccccctcgcccctcccctGGTAAATGTGACCAGCGAAGGCCCTACCCATCTCCGGGCATCCTGGGTCCACGCGCCTGGGGGCCGGGATGGCTACCAAGTGACCCTGTACCAGGCAGGCGTCCGGGTGGGCTCCAGCCCTGTAGGGGCCCAGGTGGACGGCGCCAGCTTCTCAGCTCTGACTCCAGGCACCAAGTACGAGGTAGAGGTGGTTGCACAGGCTGGGCCCCTCTGTGCTGCGGCGGCCAACGCCTCTGGCTGGACCT CCCCGCATGTGCCCGTCGAGCTGCTGGTATCGATGCAGGCGCACAGTGCTGTGGTCAGCCTGGCCTGGGCCAGCCCCCTGGGGCACGGCGTGTGTCACGCGCTGCTCTTGGAGGCTGGGCCCCTCTCCAAGGAGCATCCCCTGGTGCTGGGTCAATCCCACCTCGTGCTGAGGAACCTCACACCTGGACGCAACCTCTCCCTGTCGGTGCTGTGCCAGGCAGGGCCGCTCCAGGCCACCACGCACCCGGTGGTGCTGCCCGTGG AGCCTGACCCCGTGGAGGACGTACAGTGCCAGCCCGAGGCCACCCGCCTGGTCCTGGCCTGGACAGTGCCCGCGGGGGATGTGGGCACCTGTCTGGTGGTAGCGGAGCAGCTGGCGGCAGGAGGGGATGCCCACCTGGTCTTCCAGGCCAAGACCTTGAGGGGCAGTGTCTTGTTGTCCAGCCTGGCCCCTGCCACATCCTATCGCCTCAGCCTCTCGGTGCTTGGCAGGAACGGCCTGTGGAGCCGAGCGGTCACCCTGGTGTGCGCCACTTCTGCCCAGG cctggcacccccTAGAGCTGGCCACAGCCCCCCAGCTAGAGCCCAAGACGGGGATGGGGGTGATAATCACCCCAGGCATGTTTGGCAAGGACGACGGGCAGATCCAGTGGTACGGTGTCATCGCCACCACCAACATGTCAT TGGTCCTGCCTCCCCGGGAAGCCGTCAACCACACGTGGTACGACCACTACTATGGAGGACACGACTCCTACCTGGCCATCCTGCTCCCCAACCCCTTCTACCCTGGGCCCTGGGCCGTGCCGACATCCTGGATGGTGCCTATGGGGACAGAGGTCTGCGGTCACACCCAGGACATATGCAATGGGCAGCTCAAGCCAGGGTCCCAGTATCG GTTCAGTGTCGTGGCCTTCACCAGGTATAGCGCCCCTGAGACCCTCATCTTCTTCTCGGCCTTCTCGG AGCCGCGGGCCAGCGTGTCCTGGGCAGCAGTGCCTGTCCCTGCAGTGGTGAGCGTGGTGGCTGGCTGTATCCTATCCATGGGTGCCACACTGGGCCTGCTATACTGGAGGCGGGTGAAGGGGCAGAG GGCAGACGAGACCCTCTACTCTCAGGAGCTGACCGTGTCCAAGCTGCG GCGGACCCACCGGCCCATCCCTGTCCACAGCTTCAGGCAGAACTATGAAGCCAAGCGCGCCCACACGCACCAGGctttctttcaggagtttgag GAGCTGAAGGAGGTGGGCAaagagcagcccaggctggaggCCGAGCATCCTGCCAACACCGCCAAGAACCGCTACCCACACGTGCTGCCCT ATGACCACTCCCGGGTCAGGCTGACCCTGCTGGATGGAGAGCCCCACTCCGATTACATCAATGCCAGCTTCATCCCG ggctacACCCACCCGCAGGAGTTCATCGCCACCCAGGGGCCTCTCAAGAAGACCCTGGAGGACTTCTGGCGGCTGGTGTGGGAGCAGCAGGTCCGGGTCATTGTCATGCTGACTGTGGGCATGGAGAATGGGCGG GTGCTGTGTGAGCACTACTGGCCAGCCAACCCCACCCCCGTCACCCACGGCCACATCACTGTCCACCTCCTGGCTGAGGAGCCTGAGGAAGAGTGGACCAAGCGGGAATTCCAGCTGCAGCac gctgcccagcccccaccaaggAGGGTGAAGCAGCTGCAGTTCACCACCTGGCCTGACCACAGCGTGCCTGAGGCCCCCAGCTCCCTGCTGGCCTTCATGGAGCTGGTTCGGGAGCAGGCGAGGGAAGCCCAGGGCACCGGGCCCATCCTGGTGCACTGCAG TGCGGGTGTGGGCCGCTCGGGCACCTTTGTGGCCCTGTCAAGGCTgctgcagcagctggaggaggagcagacAGTAGACGTGTTCCACACGGTGTACACGCTGCGGCTGCACCGGCCCCTCATGATCCAGACCCCA AGCCAGTACGTCTTCCTGCATAGCTGCCTCCTGAGCAGGATCCTGGAAGGGCCGCCCAGCTCCTCTGA GGCCACGGAGGCCAGACGCGGGAGCTGGGGAGCCTCGAGTGCCCCCCGTGCTGCCCAGGCTCCCCCGAGGCCGCAGCCCATCCCTGTGAGGGACTTGGCCCAGGCGTGCGCTGAGCGGGCAGCCAACGCAGATGCTGGCTTCCTGGGGGAGTACAAG CTCCTGCTCCAGGCCCTCAAAGACCAGGCCGGCTCTATGACGCCCCCTCCTGGCTGTGAGCAGGATGGCGCCACCTCTG ATGGCCATTGCCATGAGGGGTCTGCTCCGGTGGAGGAGGGCATCCATGGCGAGATGCCTGAAGCCTGGCTCTTCCCG GGCGGGCCCTCTGGCCGTGACCACGTGGTGCTGACCGGCCCTGCAGGGCCCGCGGAGCTCTGGGGGCTGGTATGGGAGCACGGGGCCCGCGTGCTCGTCTCCCTGTGCCCACCCGGCCTCCAGGAGAAG GAGTTCTGGCCCACGGGGACACAGCCCATTGTCACAGATGGGGTGACTGTGCACTGGGTGGCCGAGAACAGTGTTGCAGGCTGGCCCTGCACCCTCTTCAGTGTCACACAC AGGGGGAGCGGGACAGAGAGGCCAGTGCAGCGGCTGCAGTTTCCTCACTGGGAGCCAGGGCAGGAGCTGCCCGCCACGACCCTGCTGCCCTTCCTGGCTGCCGTGGGCAAGTGCTGCTCCCAGGACACGGAGAAGCCAGGCACGCTGCTCAGCCACTCCAGGTGCTGCTGGACAAGagctggggggggagggaggcggAACCCCTCACTCCCTCCTGTCAGGGCCGCACCCCCCAAGCCTGGCCTGGGGCTCCTCAGAAGGACCCAGTCCCCTTTCTGGCTCTGCTCTGATGTCTTTCAGGattctgtcccctccctgcccggGCACAGGCTGGCTATGGCTGTGCCCAGCGTCCCTCCATGGtccccaggcccaggctgggTTTCCCCACCCCCCTGGGTCCTCagccctcctccccgcccccaggtgtCCCTCCAACTCAAGGTCAATTGCAGCAAGGGTGCGGCCCCACTGGGCACCTTCCTGGCCGTGGACCGGCTGCTGCAGCAGGCAGGGGCCGAGGGCACCGTGGACATCTTCACTGTGGCCTTGCAGCAATCACAGGCCTGTGGCCTCCTGACCCCAACCTTG GAGCAGTACACACACCTCTACAGCTGTCTGAACAGTGCGCTGGAGGGCGGGCTGCCCTGA
- the LOC100624894 gene encoding receptor-type tyrosine-protein phosphatase V-like isoform X4, translating into MRPPVLVAVLLWLPGLWAEDNECHSQAEGPGGQSGGPPLSVSVGSRGRAASLAVSWAAGGPGRPSHLLRLSRLGPLGTPEGQQLQAHTNASSFEFQDLVPGSHYRLEVTVLHPCGQNATTILTAHTAPATVQDLQLQSFGSPTSLQAWWGAAPGRQDSYQLLLYELEPQMVAHNISMSPGTLRYNFSDLSPGSEYALEVTTWAATLQAKTSTHQWTAPVAPGQLGLHALGTSTLQAFWNGSGGAAWLHLVLTDLLGGPNLTAEVRRGVSNHTFRHLSPGTAYRLTLSAVAGPHWAAGPNTIEWTHPSAPLDLVLTPQPPGLSAHWRAGPGAQDGYLLRLSGLVETISLGPGALNATFPGPLPAGHYTLQLRVLAGPYDAWAQASAWLDAAAENRRGNGTELPLDVLEATREPGDQALLYPEGSPGLPGNTSVPPAATQVPLGGHGALYQVDAVSSLQNTTQNLANHTGPLAPQSLEVIGRGSPYDLSIGWAPAPGQREGYRVSWHQEGSQSPLDGLVDLGPDNSSLTLRGLVPGSCYTVSLWTWAGNLSSSIQMARACTLPVPPANLSLGLGAQPPALRASWSPPAGDWDGFLLRLYRLRPPALEGEETLAPEAQNFSWDQLAPGTEFLAWLATLRGPDESSGVNATGWTPPLAPPLVNVTSEGPTHLRASWVHAPGGRDGYQVTLYQAGVRVGSSPVGAQVDGASFSALTPGTKYEVEVVAQAGPLCAAAANASGWTSPHVPVELLVSMQAHSAVVSLAWASPLGHGVCHALLLEAGPLSKEHPLVLGQSHLVLRNLTPGRNLSLSVLCQAGPLQATTHPVVLPVEPDPVEDVQCQPEATRLVLAWTVPAGDVGTCLVVAEQLAAGGDAHLVFQAKTLRGSVLLSSLAPATSYRLSLSVLGRNGLWSRAVTLVCATSAQAWHPLELATAPQLEPKTGMGVIITPGMFGKDDGQIQWYGVIATTNMSLVLPPREAVNHTWYDHYYGGHDSYLAILLPNPFYPGPWAVPTSWMVPMGTEVCGHTQDICNGQLKPGSQYRFSVVAFTRYSAPETLIFFSAFSEPRASVSWAAVPVPAVVSVVAGCILSMGATLGLLYWRRVKGQRADETLYSQELTVSKLRRTHRPIPVHSFRQNYEAKRAHTHQAFFQEFEELKEVGKEQPRLEAEHPANTAKNRYPHVLPYDHSRVRLTLLDGEPHSDYINASFIPGYTHPQEFIATQGPLKKTLEDFWRLVWEQQVRVIVMLTVGMENGRVLCEHYWPANPTPVTHGHITVHLLAEEPEEEWTKREFQLQHAAQPPPRRVKQLQFTTWPDHSVPEAPSSLLAFMELVREQAREAQGTGPILVHCSAGVGRSGTFVALSRLLQQLEEEQTVDVFHTVYTLRLHRPLMIQTPSQYVFLHSCLLSRILEGPPSSSEATEARRGSWGASSAPRAAQAPPRPQPIPVRDLAQACAERAANADAGFLGEYKLLLQALKDQAGSMTPPPGCEQDGATSDGHCHEGSAPVEEGIHGEMPEAWLFPGGPSGRDHVVLTGPAGPAELWGLVWEHGARVLVSLCPPGLQEKEFWPTGTQPIVTDGVTVHWVAENSVAGWPCTLFSVTHRGSGTERPVQRLQFPHWEPGQELPATTLLPFLAAVGKCCSQDTEKPGTLLSHSSKGAAPLGTFLAVDRLLQQAGAEGTVDIFTVALQQSQACGLLTPTLEQYTHLYSCLNSALEGGLP; encoded by the exons GATAACGAGTGCCACTCCCAGGCAGAGGGTCCAGGCGGGCAGAGTGGAG GACCACCTCTGAGCGTGAGCGTGGGCAGCAGGGGGAGGGCTGCCAGCCTGGCCGTGAGCTGGGCAGCCGGGGGGCCAGGCAGGCCCAGCCACCTCCTCCGCCTCAGCCGGCTTGGCCCCCTTGGCACCCCTGAAGGGCAGCAGCTCCAGGCCCACACCAACGCATCCAGCTTCGAGTTCCAGGACCTGGTGCCAGGAAGCCACTACCGGCTGGAAGTGACGGTCCTGCACCCATGTGGGCAGAATGCCACCACCATCCTCACTGCTCACACGG CCCCCGCGACTGTccaggacctgcagctgcagagtTTTGGGAGCCCCACCAGCCTGCAGGCCTGGTGGGGCGCTGCCCCTGGCAGGCAGGACAGCTACCAGCTTCTCCTCTACGAACTGGAGCCCCAGATGGTGGCCCACAACATCTCCATGTCCCCAGGCACCCTGCGCTACAACTTTAGCGACCTCTCACCAGGCAGCGAGTATGCTCTGGAGGTTACCACTTGGGCTGCCACCCTCCAGGCGAAGACCAGCACCCACCAGTGGACAG ctcccgTGGCTCCGGGTCAGCTGGGGTTGCATGCCTTGGGCACCAGCACCCTGCAGGCCTTCTGGAACGGCTCTGGGGGGGCCGCCTGGCTGCACCTTGTGCTCACAGACCTCCTGGGTGGCCCCAACCTGACGGCAGAAGTCAGACGGGGTGTCTCTAATCATACCTTCCGTCATCTGTCTCCGGGAACCGCCTACAGACTGACCCTCAGTGCCGTGGCCGGGCCCCACTGGGCAGCCGGGCCCAATACCATTGAATGGACCC ATCCCTCGGCCCCCCTGGACCTGGTGctcactccccagcccccagggctcaGTGCCCACTGGAGGGCAGGGCCCGGGGCCCAGGACGGCTACCTGCTCAGGCTGAGTGGGCTGGTGGAGACCATCTCtctgggccctggggccctgaATGCCACGTTCCCAGGGCCCCTGCCTGCCGGACACTACACTCTGCAGCTGAGGGTCCTGGCTGGGCCCTATGATGCCTGGGCCCAGGCCAGTGCCTGGCTGG ATGCTGCAGCCGAGAACAGACGAGGCAATGGCACTGAGCTCCCCCTGGATGTGCTGGAGGCCACCAGGGAGCCTGGGGACCAGGCACTACTCTACCCTGAGGGATCCCCAGGCCTCCCCGGGAACACTTCCGTGCCACCTGCTGCCACTCAGGTCCCACTTGGTGGGCACGGGGCCCTCTACCAGGTGGATGCTGTCTCTTCTCTGCAAAATACCACCCAGAACCTTGCAAACCACACAG GGCCCCTGGCACCACAGTCTCTGGAGGTCATTGGCAGGGGCAGTCCCTATGACCTGTCCATTGGCTGGGCCCCGGCACCAGGGCAGCGAGAAGGCTACAGGGTCAGCTGGCACCAGGAGGGCAGCCAGAGCCCACTGGACGGTCTTGTTGACTTGGGCCCAGATAACTCCAGCCTGACACTCAGGGGTCTGGTGCCCGGCTCCTGCTATACCGTGTCATTGTGGACCTGGGCCGGGAACCTCAGCTCCAGCATCCAGATGGCCAGAGCCTGCACTC TCCCTGTGCCTCCTGCCAACCTGAGCCTGGGCCTTGgggcccagcctcctgccctgcGGGCTTCCTGGAGTCCCCCAGCGGGGGACTGGGATGGCTTCCTTCTGAGGCTTTACCGCCTGAGGCCCCCGGCTCTGGAAGGAGAGGAGACTCTGGCCCCTGAGGCTCAGAACTTCTCCTGGGACCAGCTGGCTCCAGGCacggagttcctggcatggctggCCACCCTGCGGGGGCCAGATGAGAGCAGCGGTGTCAACGCCACAGGCTGGACGC cccccctcgcccctcccctGGTAAATGTGACCAGCGAAGGCCCTACCCATCTCCGGGCATCCTGGGTCCACGCGCCTGGGGGCCGGGATGGCTACCAAGTGACCCTGTACCAGGCAGGCGTCCGGGTGGGCTCCAGCCCTGTAGGGGCCCAGGTGGACGGCGCCAGCTTCTCAGCTCTGACTCCAGGCACCAAGTACGAGGTAGAGGTGGTTGCACAGGCTGGGCCCCTCTGTGCTGCGGCGGCCAACGCCTCTGGCTGGACCT CCCCGCATGTGCCCGTCGAGCTGCTGGTATCGATGCAGGCGCACAGTGCTGTGGTCAGCCTGGCCTGGGCCAGCCCCCTGGGGCACGGCGTGTGTCACGCGCTGCTCTTGGAGGCTGGGCCCCTCTCCAAGGAGCATCCCCTGGTGCTGGGTCAATCCCACCTCGTGCTGAGGAACCTCACACCTGGACGCAACCTCTCCCTGTCGGTGCTGTGCCAGGCAGGGCCGCTCCAGGCCACCACGCACCCGGTGGTGCTGCCCGTGG AGCCTGACCCCGTGGAGGACGTACAGTGCCAGCCCGAGGCCACCCGCCTGGTCCTGGCCTGGACAGTGCCCGCGGGGGATGTGGGCACCTGTCTGGTGGTAGCGGAGCAGCTGGCGGCAGGAGGGGATGCCCACCTGGTCTTCCAGGCCAAGACCTTGAGGGGCAGTGTCTTGTTGTCCAGCCTGGCCCCTGCCACATCCTATCGCCTCAGCCTCTCGGTGCTTGGCAGGAACGGCCTGTGGAGCCGAGCGGTCACCCTGGTGTGCGCCACTTCTGCCCAGG cctggcacccccTAGAGCTGGCCACAGCCCCCCAGCTAGAGCCCAAGACGGGGATGGGGGTGATAATCACCCCAGGCATGTTTGGCAAGGACGACGGGCAGATCCAGTGGTACGGTGTCATCGCCACCACCAACATGTCAT TGGTCCTGCCTCCCCGGGAAGCCGTCAACCACACGTGGTACGACCACTACTATGGAGGACACGACTCCTACCTGGCCATCCTGCTCCCCAACCCCTTCTACCCTGGGCCCTGGGCCGTGCCGACATCCTGGATGGTGCCTATGGGGACAGAGGTCTGCGGTCACACCCAGGACATATGCAATGGGCAGCTCAAGCCAGGGTCCCAGTATCG GTTCAGTGTCGTGGCCTTCACCAGGTATAGCGCCCCTGAGACCCTCATCTTCTTCTCGGCCTTCTCGG AGCCGCGGGCCAGCGTGTCCTGGGCAGCAGTGCCTGTCCCTGCAGTGGTGAGCGTGGTGGCTGGCTGTATCCTATCCATGGGTGCCACACTGGGCCTGCTATACTGGAGGCGGGTGAAGGGGCAGAG GGCAGACGAGACCCTCTACTCTCAGGAGCTGACCGTGTCCAAGCTGCG GCGGACCCACCGGCCCATCCCTGTCCACAGCTTCAGGCAGAACTATGAAGCCAAGCGCGCCCACACGCACCAGGctttctttcaggagtttgag GAGCTGAAGGAGGTGGGCAaagagcagcccaggctggaggCCGAGCATCCTGCCAACACCGCCAAGAACCGCTACCCACACGTGCTGCCCT ATGACCACTCCCGGGTCAGGCTGACCCTGCTGGATGGAGAGCCCCACTCCGATTACATCAATGCCAGCTTCATCCCG ggctacACCCACCCGCAGGAGTTCATCGCCACCCAGGGGCCTCTCAAGAAGACCCTGGAGGACTTCTGGCGGCTGGTGTGGGAGCAGCAGGTCCGGGTCATTGTCATGCTGACTGTGGGCATGGAGAATGGGCGG GTGCTGTGTGAGCACTACTGGCCAGCCAACCCCACCCCCGTCACCCACGGCCACATCACTGTCCACCTCCTGGCTGAGGAGCCTGAGGAAGAGTGGACCAAGCGGGAATTCCAGCTGCAGCac gctgcccagcccccaccaaggAGGGTGAAGCAGCTGCAGTTCACCACCTGGCCTGACCACAGCGTGCCTGAGGCCCCCAGCTCCCTGCTGGCCTTCATGGAGCTGGTTCGGGAGCAGGCGAGGGAAGCCCAGGGCACCGGGCCCATCCTGGTGCACTGCAG TGCGGGTGTGGGCCGCTCGGGCACCTTTGTGGCCCTGTCAAGGCTgctgcagcagctggaggaggagcagacAGTAGACGTGTTCCACACGGTGTACACGCTGCGGCTGCACCGGCCCCTCATGATCCAGACCCCA AGCCAGTACGTCTTCCTGCATAGCTGCCTCCTGAGCAGGATCCTGGAAGGGCCGCCCAGCTCCTCTGA GGCCACGGAGGCCAGACGCGGGAGCTGGGGAGCCTCGAGTGCCCCCCGTGCTGCCCAGGCTCCCCCGAGGCCGCAGCCCATCCCTGTGAGGGACTTGGCCCAGGCGTGCGCTGAGCGGGCAGCCAACGCAGATGCTGGCTTCCTGGGGGAGTACAAG CTCCTGCTCCAGGCCCTCAAAGACCAGGCCGGCTCTATGACGCCCCCTCCTGGCTGTGAGCAGGATGGCGCCACCTCTG ATGGCCATTGCCATGAGGGGTCTGCTCCGGTGGAGGAGGGCATCCATGGCGAGATGCCTGAAGCCTGGCTCTTCCCG GGCGGGCCCTCTGGCCGTGACCACGTGGTGCTGACCGGCCCTGCAGGGCCCGCGGAGCTCTGGGGGCTGGTATGGGAGCACGGGGCCCGCGTGCTCGTCTCCCTGTGCCCACCCGGCCTCCAGGAGAAG GAGTTCTGGCCCACGGGGACACAGCCCATTGTCACAGATGGGGTGACTGTGCACTGGGTGGCCGAGAACAGTGTTGCAGGCTGGCCCTGCACCCTCTTCAGTGTCACACAC AGGGGGAGCGGGACAGAGAGGCCAGTGCAGCGGCTGCAGTTTCCTCACTGGGAGCCAGGGCAGGAGCTGCCCGCCACGACCCTGCTGCCCTTCCTGGCTGCCGTGGGCAAGTGCTGCTCCCAGGACACGGAGAAGCCAGGCACGCTGCTCAGCCACTCCAG CAAGGGTGCGGCCCCACTGGGCACCTTCCTGGCCGTGGACCGGCTGCTGCAGCAGGCAGGGGCCGAGGGCACCGTGGACATCTTCACTGTGGCCTTGCAGCAATCACAGGCCTGTGGCCTCCTGACCCCAACCTTG GAGCAGTACACACACCTCTACAGCTGTCTGAACAGTGCGCTGGAGGGCGGGCTGCCCTGA